A genomic window from Algoriphagus sp. Y33 includes:
- a CDS encoding SDR family NAD(P)-dependent oxidoreductase, which yields MAKTIFITGASRGFGRIWTEAFLKRGDNVVATVRNLDALTALTKEFPSNLLVLKLDVTDKKSSFEAIEAAKSHFGIIDVLINNAGFGHIGAVEELNEQDVRAQFETNVLGSLWTIQAVLPIMREQNSGQIIQLSSALGLNTVSLMGLYSAAKFAVEGLTETLAGEVSGFGIKVTILEPGGFSTDFFGTNSLALSESIPAYEGIRRDFYEHANDQDSGKPEATVQAILSLVDSENPPLRLLLGKTTFPWVKHTYEERLRTWESWQDVSVAAHG from the coding sequence ATGGCAAAGACAATTTTTATAACAGGAGCATCCCGTGGATTTGGAAGAATTTGGACAGAAGCATTCCTAAAACGTGGTGATAATGTAGTGGCAACAGTTCGTAACCTTGATGCATTAACAGCATTAACAAAAGAATTTCCATCTAATTTATTGGTGCTCAAACTTGATGTTACCGATAAAAAGTCAAGTTTTGAAGCAATTGAAGCCGCAAAAAGCCACTTTGGAATAATCGATGTATTGATAAATAATGCTGGCTTTGGGCACATTGGAGCTGTAGAGGAACTAAACGAGCAAGATGTTAGGGCACAGTTTGAAACAAATGTATTGGGTTCATTGTGGACTATACAAGCGGTTCTTCCAATCATGCGGGAGCAAAATTCAGGGCAAATCATTCAACTTTCAAGTGCTTTGGGCTTGAATACGGTATCTCTAATGGGACTGTACAGTGCAGCTAAGTTCGCCGTTGAAGGTCTTACCGAAACACTGGCAGGTGAAGTAAGTGGTTTTGGCATTAAAGTAACCATACTGGAGCCAGGCGGTTTCTCCACAGATTTCTTCGGTACAAATTCCCTTGCATTAAGTGAATCAATACCTGCTTACGAAGGTATAAGAAGGGACTTTTATGAACACGCTAATGACCAGGATTCCGGTAAACCTGAGGCAACTGTCCAAGCTATTCTTAGCCTGGTGGATTCAGAAAATCCTCCACTGCGGTTGCTGTTGGGCAAAACTACCTTCCCTTGGGTTAAACACACTTATGAAGAACGTCTTAGAACATGGGAATCATGGCAGGACGTTTCTGTGGCAGCACATGGTTAA
- a CDS encoding AraC family transcriptional regulator, which translates to MDHFKKISELHEALGIKPPEHPLFSAAYGERDSCSGNSVIEFSSEFFIIGFKKLKSGSMQYGKTKYDQDRGSMSFVKPHQKVVFKNVELEEKGFLILIHEDFLAGTSLYHEIKKYGYFDYEVNEALHLSPAEEDIIWNLYFSIEKEYNNNTDELSKAIIVSHLDAMLKYAQRFYKRQFINRKQLTGSTVTKFNTLLVANSDERKTKDIGLPTVALMAEKLNISSRYLTDLLKEETGKTALELIHLFLIGEAKNLLTEGELNISEISYLLGFENTTYFSRLFKKEVGITPNQFRGRFLN; encoded by the coding sequence ATGGATCACTTTAAAAAAATAAGCGAGCTGCATGAAGCGCTTGGTATTAAGCCCCCGGAGCACCCACTTTTTAGCGCAGCATATGGTGAGCGGGACAGCTGCAGCGGCAATAGTGTAATCGAGTTTTCTTCGGAATTTTTTATCATAGGATTCAAGAAGCTGAAATCGGGCAGCATGCAGTATGGGAAAACAAAATATGACCAAGACCGTGGTTCCATGTCTTTTGTAAAGCCCCATCAGAAAGTGGTCTTTAAAAATGTAGAATTGGAGGAGAAGGGATTTTTAATTCTTATCCATGAAGACTTTTTGGCGGGAACTTCCCTTTACCATGAAATTAAGAAGTACGGCTATTTCGATTATGAAGTGAACGAAGCATTGCACCTTTCCCCTGCGGAAGAGGACATCATCTGGAATTTGTATTTCAGCATTGAAAAGGAATATAACAATAATACCGATGAGCTTAGCAAGGCCATCATCGTTAGTCATCTTGACGCAATGCTTAAATATGCACAGCGATTTTACAAAAGACAATTTATCAACCGAAAGCAACTAACAGGTTCAACGGTAACGAAGTTTAATACACTACTTGTTGCAAATTCTGACGAAAGAAAAACAAAAGACATTGGATTGCCGACGGTGGCGTTAATGGCAGAAAAACTGAATATATCGTCCCGCTATTTAACCGATTTACTTAAAGAAGAGACAGGAAAGACAGCGTTAGAGCTTATCCATCTGTTTTTAATAGGTGAGGCAAAAAATCTATTGACTGAAGGTGAGCTAAATATTTCTGAAATTTCATATTTACTAGGCTTTGAAAACACAACTTATTTTTCCCGTCTGTTTAAAAAAGAAGTAGGTATCACTCCTAATCAATTCAGAGGACGCTTCTTAAACTAG
- a CDS encoding OsmC family peroxiredoxin, giving the protein MKRTARAHWSGTIKEGKGELTTQSKILNKTNYSFKTRLEEHQKGTNPEELLAAAHAACFTMAVSFALTEKGLNPTSLDTEATLTMDGFAITGMHLSISGAVSGINADEFEIITKDAEKNCLISKVLNIPISSEAHLIA; this is encoded by the coding sequence ATGAAACGTACAGCAAGAGCGCATTGGTCTGGCACTATAAAAGAAGGTAAAGGGGAGTTGACCACCCAAAGTAAAATTCTAAACAAGACAAATTACAGTTTTAAAACTCGTCTTGAAGAACATCAAAAAGGAACAAATCCTGAAGAATTGTTGGCAGCAGCACATGCTGCATGTTTTACTATGGCGGTTAGTTTTGCATTAACGGAAAAAGGACTAAACCCAACATCATTGGATACCGAAGCTACATTGACCATGGATGGTTTTGCCATAACAGGAATGCATCTTTCAATCTCTGGGGCTGTGTCTGGTATTAATGCAGATGAATTTGAAATCATTACAAAAGATGCTGAGAAAAATTGCTTAATTTCTAAAGTATTGAACATACCAATAAGTTCAGAAGCACATTTGATAGCCTAA
- a CDS encoding SDR family NAD(P)-dependent oxidoreductase, with translation MVIDFFDLYKYSILNSIINKTIKMTSKIALVTGASRGLGKDSVLQLAKKGFDIILTYQTKKEFADEVVKEIESIGQKAFALSLDISTTAGFDQFTTEVKNTLDTQFSSAKLDALVNNAGIGINQSFETMTEEIVDLMTNIHFKGPYFLTQKLLPLLNDGSSIVNISSGLARFSSPGYSAYGAMKAAIDALSRYQALELGNRKIRVNALAPGAIETDFDGGVVRDMSDVNKYLASEAALGRVGLPDDIGSVVAFLCSDDSKWINAQRIEVSGGYRI, from the coding sequence ATGGTTATTGATTTTTTTGATTTATATAAATATTCTATTTTAAACTCTATAATAAATAAAACAATAAAAATGACAAGTAAAATAGCATTAGTAACAGGCGCAAGCCGAGGATTGGGTAAAGATTCAGTTTTGCAACTGGCAAAAAAAGGGTTTGATATCATCCTTACTTATCAAACAAAGAAAGAATTTGCAGATGAGGTGGTAAAGGAAATTGAAAGTATTGGACAAAAAGCATTTGCATTATCTCTTGATATCTCAACAACGGCTGGTTTTGATCAATTCACAACGGAAGTGAAAAATACTTTGGATACACAATTTTCTTCTGCAAAACTGGATGCACTCGTAAACAACGCAGGTATAGGAATAAACCAGAGCTTTGAAACGATGACGGAAGAAATCGTCGATTTAATGACAAATATTCATTTCAAAGGACCTTATTTCTTAACGCAGAAACTATTGCCATTATTAAATGACGGAAGCAGTATCGTGAATATTTCTTCGGGTTTGGCAAGATTCTCATCTCCCGGGTACTCTGCTTATGGCGCTATGAAGGCGGCGATCGATGCACTATCAAGATACCAGGCTTTGGAACTGGGAAATAGAAAAATAAGAGTCAATGCACTTGCCCCGGGTGCAATTGAAACTGATTTTGATGGCGGTGTTGTTCGTGATATGTCAGATGTAAATAAATACTTAGCTTCCGAAGCAGCTTTGGGAAGAGTTGGTTTGCCGGATGATATTGGAAGTGTGGTTGCATTCCTTTGTTCTGATGATTCCAAATGGATTAATGCGCAACGAATAGAAGTCTCCGGAGGATATAGAATATAA